A stretch of Triticum aestivum cultivar Chinese Spring chromosome 1D, IWGSC CS RefSeq v2.1, whole genome shotgun sequence DNA encodes these proteins:
- the LOC123179889 gene encoding uncharacterized protein codes for MACVEEDDFCFVEPIFYDEARDLARRARALEKKARQEEEKARQEEEKARKAEERRRRGLDHKRVMASIVEYDPKTKRKVCTRYSFNDFSVFDINEESPIPPMRYTKRSVHGLKLRDTANILTVKIVSSDKGFPINVYGTIIARDSIDHKCMYLFNRTRDNCQPIKSRDENLILTGPGRGLVLLDFIYLEIDLKIKVGEEPLGEQISKGLLMIDGRVLPRGKKASVAHQTLESWFSTVDVRYATLLHAVEGTFEIKLLEGRFCGNITAGINGIQPRIVIYNSKEDGVVSCEGRTDITLRRRVMTLRLDGMLTLGFAVRGLGGAATRKQKVEFTPQHRGEEKKEFSCGTAKLQVKVFWSMLDYRR; via the exons atggcttgcgtcgagGAGGATGACTTCTGCTTTGTGGAGCCTATCTTCTACGATGAGGCGAGGGATCTAGCCAGGCGAGCTCGGGCGTTGGAGAAGAAGGCGCGGCAGGAAGAGGAGAAGGCGCGGCAGGAAGAGGAGAAGGCGCGGAAGGCGGAGgagagacggcggcgaggcctagatCACAAGCGGGTCATGGCATCCATCGTCGAGTACGACCCCAAGACGAAGCGCAAGGTCTGCACCCGCTACTCCTTCAACGACTTCTCCGTCTTCGACATCAACGAGGAGT CGCCTATCCCTCCAATGCGATACACCAAGAGGTCTGTACATGGTTTGAAACTCCGAGACACTGCAAACATACTTACTGTCAAGATAGTATCCTCGGATAAAGGCTTCCCAATCAATGTGTATGGCACTATCATCGCTAGAGACAGCATCGACCACAAGTGCATGTACCTCTTTAACCGCACCAGGGACAATTGCCAACCTATCAAGTCAAGG GATGAAAATTTGATCTTAACTGGCCCAGGTCGAGGTCTGGTATTACTTGATTTCATATATCTGGAGATTGATCTTAAAATCAAGGTTGGCGAGGAGCCTCTAGGCGAGCAAATCAGCAAGGGTTTGCTTATGATTGATGGACGAGTTCTGCCTAGAGGCAAAAAGGCTTCTGTTGCACATCAAACTCTTGAGAGCTGGTTTAGTACTGTGGACGTGAGGTATGCAACTCTTCTTCATGCTGTCGAGGGTACGTTCGAGATCAAGTTACTTGAGGGACGTTTCTGTGGAAATATCACGGCTGGCATAAATGGCATTCAACCTAGGATTGTGATTTATAATAGCAAGGAAGACGGTGTGGTGTCTTGTGAAGGCCGTACAGATATCACACTCCGTCGGCGTGTCATGACCCTCCGTCTGGATGGTATGCTCACACTTGGCTTTGCAGTCCGTGGTCTTGGTGGTGCTGCTACTAGAAAACAGAAAGTTGAATTCACACCACAACACCGTGGTGAAGAGAAAAAGGAGTTCTCTTGTGGTACTGCCAAGCTTCAAGTGAAGGTCTTCTGGTCCATGCTGGACTATAGGCGGTAA